One Deltaproteobacteria bacterium PRO3 DNA segment encodes these proteins:
- a CDS encoding DUF2267 domain-containing protein, giving the protein MAMHVSAFEKTIEKSNAWIKELMQDLQWSDPQRGYRALRVVLHALRDHLPLGETVQLGAQLPMLLRGLYYEGWRPADRLAKERHEADFLLRVAEYFDNDTELETVGDLSRMVSAVFRVLSRHVSRGEIADIVHLLPRELREYWA; this is encoded by the coding sequence ATGGCGATGCACGTGTCGGCCTTCGAAAAAACGATCGAAAAATCGAACGCTTGGATCAAGGAACTGATGCAAGACCTGCAATGGAGCGACCCGCAGCGCGGCTACCGGGCCTTGCGCGTGGTGCTCCACGCCCTGCGGGACCACCTTCCGCTGGGAGAGACCGTCCAACTCGGCGCGCAGTTGCCGATGCTGCTGAGGGGCCTCTACTACGAGGGCTGGCGACCCGCCGACCGGCTGGCGAAGGAGCGCCACGAGGCCGACTTCCTGCTGCGGGTCGCCGAGTACTTCGACAACGATACCGAGCTCGAGACCGTCGGCGACCTAAGCCGCATGGTCTCGGCGGTCTTTAGGGTCCTGTCCCGGCACGTTTCTCGCGGCGAGATCGCCGACATCGTTCACCTCCTGCCGCGGGAGCTCCGGGAATATTGGGCTTGA